DNA from Polaribacter sp. NJDZ03:
AAAATTATTAATTCTACTGCAGTTTTAGACGATCAAGAAGATTTTAGTTGTTTTGTTGCCATGGTGGAGACCTTAAAAAATAGGTTAAATGATGACAAACTAGATATTTCTGATATCGGTTTGGTAATTGTGGATGAGGCGCATTATAATTCTTTTACAAAAATCTTTAAATTTTTTGATGAATCTTTTATACTTGGTGTAACAGCAACTCCTTTGAGTTCTAACATTAAGTTGCCAATGTATGAGAATTATCAAGAGTTATTTGTTGGAGAAACAATTCAGCATTTAATTGATCATGAATACTTAGCAAGCGCAAATTTATATTCTTATAATGTTGGTTTAACTTCATTAGAAGTAGGAGCAAATGGAGATTATACGGTAAAGTCTTCTGAAGATTTATATACCAATTCAGACATGCTTTCTAAATTAGTTTCAGCATACGAAGAAACTGCAAAAGGAAAGAAAACCTTAATTTTTAACAACGGTATTAACACTTCTATACAAGTGTTTCATGCGTTTAAAAAAGCAGGATATCCAATTGCGCATTTAGACAATACAAATACAAGAGCAGAGCGAGAGCTTATCTTAAAATGGTTTAAGAAAACACCAGGAGCAATTATTTCTTCTGTAAGTATTTTAACAACAGGTTTTGATGAGCCAACCATTGAAGCAATTATATTAAATAGAGCAACAAAATCGTTGACTTTATACTACCAAATGATTGGTCGTGGTTCTAGGGTTTTAAACAATAAAAGTACTTTTGATGTTATCGATTTAGGTAACAACTTTCATAGATTTGGTCCTTGGGGAGCAGATTTAGATTGGGAGAAAATGTTTAGAGCACCAGACTACTATTTAAATGCAATTCTTTCTGATGAAGATATAGAAAGCACTTTTAGATATGAGTTAACTGCAGATGTTAAAAAAGAGTTTGAAAAATCTACCGATACTTATTTCGACATGAAAAAAGTATATATAGATACTATTAGACAAGGAGAATCTTCTAAAAGGGTTTTAGAAAAGTCTATTGTGCACCATGCAAAAATGTGTATAGAAAACAGTGAAGACGTTTTTGATGCATTAATTTTAGCCAAATTATTAGGTGAAGAAATTGATGATAGAATTAATAGATATGCAAAGTGTATCTCTAAAAGTACACACAATTTTGTAACGTGGTTAAAAGATGATTATAGAAAGAAATTAAACGCTTATTTAAGAACTAATTTTGATGAAGATTTTGAAGAAATTCATGGTCACCCACCAATTGAAGAATAAAAAATAAATTTTAAAATTTTATATTTTTGAAATTGTTTCAAGATATCTAATGAAGTAATCATAAAATCTGACGAAATTCAGATTAACAAAAAAACTCTGAATTTTCAGAGTTTTTTTTGTTTTAATATATTTCCTTTAATTTGCTAAAAAAAAGCTTCTTTTTGAAACTTTTAGATTCTTATTTTGGTTAAATCTCTTAGCTTATTCTGAATAAGAGTTTGTAACCTCTTTATTTACTATTGTTTACAAGTAAAATTAATAACCAAAAAAAAATGATTTTTTTTTTTGATTATGTTATTTGTATTTAAAAAAAATATACATTTGTTCAACTTATTTAAGTAAAATGTATCGTTTTTCTTATTTCGGAAATAACTCTCAGTCGGAGAATGAAAGTTATATAGCATTTTGGAAATGCAACGAAAAAATTAAGGTCTCTCCATTTTCAATTCTTCCAGAATTGCAGCTTTTCTCAAAGTTGCATGTTGTTTACTTGCAAATATTACAGTGATAAACCTCTTATTTTAGAGTTATTATTTCTATACTATAACATAAGTAATGTTGTCGTTTAGATGAATTTATCATATATTTAATTTAAAAAACAAAAGTGAACACTAAATACATAGATTT
Protein-coding regions in this window:
- a CDS encoding DEAD/DEAH box helicase, which translates into the protein MAEIDTSVKKVGKELYGYQQDALQEIFRRFKDAPKDYHLLYQLPTGGGKTVIFSEIVRRYLETFKKKVLVLTHRIELSKQTSKMLKEFGVANKIINSTAVLDDQEDFSCFVAMVETLKNRLNDDKLDISDIGLVIVDEAHYNSFTKIFKFFDESFILGVTATPLSSNIKLPMYENYQELFVGETIQHLIDHEYLASANLYSYNVGLTSLEVGANGDYTVKSSEDLYTNSDMLSKLVSAYEETAKGKKTLIFNNGINTSIQVFHAFKKAGYPIAHLDNTNTRAERELILKWFKKTPGAIISSVSILTTGFDEPTIEAIILNRATKSLTLYYQMIGRGSRVLNNKSTFDVIDLGNNFHRFGPWGADLDWEKMFRAPDYYLNAILSDEDIESTFRYELTADVKKEFEKSTDTYFDMKKVYIDTIRQGESSKRVLEKSIVHHAKMCIENSEDVFDALILAKLLGEEIDDRINRYAKCISKSTHNFVTWLKDDYRKKLNAYLRTNFDEDFEEIHGHPPIEE